One segment of Sander vitreus isolate 19-12246 chromosome 20, sanVit1, whole genome shotgun sequence DNA contains the following:
- the LOC144535485 gene encoding thrombospondin-type laminin G domain and EAR repeat-containing protein-like isoform X2, which produces MTSLIFVHFLLLGLRVIGTTTDTWRRCTDLLPLDLLSFVLERDTSKLVPGVHMKQAGGVRGVHFLSPHTSMSFPSSQLLVNCNLFPKEFSIVLTLKVSSIAPKRNEYIFSLMEPKKVEKKRVEEKEKERDKGTILQSNKERGVSGEEQHGERERRVKNNEERGRVILGLRLSRKRLHFLFRSHRGVVERWVFQGDRLADNQWHTLVLVVGSHHVRLTVDCSSPLEIVPSRPFPSDLNIQGSRFHIGSRGRWKGLYSGLLRQLVLVPGLDATHHICPSSDPQLAVLSVPPLLSDLPVMGREGDDHVTSYAEERVSVGLERPCSEPLQGQMWFNPLSKGLYLCDGTVWITVLEDHKRLDYLLEHQVLTTSSETHDVEVFQVPGLGLMAAMAHRSASGSAVYLWSHTGFQLYQNISTYEALAWRHFSIGKKIFLVVSNSGGGPDKRKKSETDYSVIYKWSKKRKRFVQFQTLQTHCARDWEAFNINRQTYLAVANHRQGDKNHTIDSVIYKWNRLTKSFEVHQMLLTSGAYDWEYFTVGPYHFLVVANAFDGVTTSVDSVIYVWVNGSFQVFQTIKTFCATDWEMFQIGSRVFLVVANGHRFHGNRPSRYDINSTIYELDMIGQLFVRFQDIVTYSAVDWEFFSLGEEYFLVVANSFNGESYSLNSILYRWQGYEGFVPVHWLPTIGCSDWEFFSSKGESYLIYSSAKAPLSKVFKLKTY; this is translated from the exons ATTTACTCCCTCTGGATCTTCTGTCTTTTGTCCTCGAGAGGGACACCTCCAAACTCGTACCAGGGGTGCACATGAAGCAGGCTGGAGGAGTGAGGGGCGTGCATTTCTTAAGCCCTCATACCTCCATGAGCTTTCCTTCCTCCCAGCTGCTGGTGAACTGCAACCTCTTCCCCAAAGAATTCTCCATTGTTCTGACACTAAAAGTCAGTAGCATTGCCCCCAAG AGAAATGAATACATCTTTTCGTTAATGGAGCCAAAAAaagtagagaaaaaaagagtggaggaaaaggaaaaggagaGGGATAAAGGGACCATTTTGCAAAGCAATAAAGAGAGGGGTGTCAGTGGAGAAGAGCAacatggagagagggagaggcgaGTCAAGAATAATGAGGAACGTGGACGGGTCATCCTGGGACTGAGGCTCTCGAGAAAACGTCTGCACTTCCTTTTTAGAAGTCACAGAGGGGTGGTAGAGCGTTGGGTGTTTCAAGGCGACCGACTGGCTGACAACCAGTGGCACACTCTGGTTTTAGTCGTTGGTAGTCATCATGTCAGGCTCACAGTGGACTGCAGTTCACCCCTGGAAAT TGTTCCCTCCAGGCCTTTCCCCTCAGACCTCAACATTCAGGGATCGAGATTCCACATTGGCAGTAGGGGAAGATGGAAAGGCTTGTATTCA GGTCTGTTGCGACAGCTGGTTTTGGTGCCAGGTTTGGATGCCACCCATCACATCTGCCCCTCTTCCGACCCCCAACTAGCAGTTCTGTCAGTACCACCGCTTCTCTCAGACCTGCCTGTcatggggagggagggagatgacCATGTAACTTCTTATG CAGAGGAGCGAGTGTCAGTGGGGTTGGAGCGGCCGTGCTCAGAGCCGCTACAAGGCCAGATGTGGTTCAATCCGCTCAGCAAAGGCCTCTACCTCTGCGACGGTACAGTGTGGATCACCGTGCTAGAGG ATCATAAACGACTAGACTACTTGTTGGAACACCAGGTCCTCACTACCAGCTCAGAGACACATGATGTAGAG GTGTTCCAGGTACCTGGCTTAGGTCTGATGGCTGCTATGGCGCATAGGTCAGCCTCTGGCTCTGCTGTCTATCTGTGGAGCCACACAGGTTTCCAGCTCTACCAGAATATCAGCACATATGAAGCTCTGGCTTGGAGACACTTCAGCATAGGAAAAAAG ATATTTCTGGTGGTGTCTAACTCTGGAGGAGGACCAGACAAGCGTAAAAAATCCGAGACAGACTATTCTGTGATTTACAAGtggagcaaaaaaagaaaacggttTGTGCAGTTCCAGACTCTGCAGACCCACTGTGCACGGGACTGGGAGGCCTTTAACATCAACCGACAAACCTATCTCGCTGTGGCCAATCACAGACAAG GTGATAAAAATCACACTATAGACAGTGTGATATACAAATGGAACAGGTTAACAAAGTCTTTCGAGGTTCACCAGATGCTGCTGACTTCAGGGGCCTACGACTGGGAGTATTTCACAGTCGGACCGTACCATTTCCTGGTGGTTGCAAATGCCTTTGATGGAGTGACCACTTCTGTAGATTCAGTCATCTACGTTTGGGTCAATGGAAGCTTCCAGGTGTTTCAGACAATTAAG ACATTCTGCGCCACAGACTGGGAAATGTTTCAGATTGGCAGTAGAGTCTTCTTAGTTGTTGCCAATGGACACAGATTCCATGGTAACAGACCAAGTCGATATGACATCAACTCCACCATCTACGAACTGGACATGATTGGACAGCTGTTTGTCCGCTTCCAGGATATTGTCACCTACAG TGCAGTGGACTGGGAGTTCTTCAGCCTCGGGGAGGAATATTTTTTGGTTGTCGCTAACTCATTTAATGGGGAATCCTACTCTCTCAACAGCATTCTCTACAG gTGGCAGGGATATGAAGGATTTGTTCCTGTACATTGGCTCCCAACGATTGGGTGCAGTGACTGGGAGTTTTTCAGCTCTAAAGGAGAATCATATCTGATCTATTCTAGTGCCAAAGCACCTCTCTCCAAAGTGTTTAAGCTGAAAACCTACTAG
- the LOC144535485 gene encoding thrombospondin-type laminin G domain and EAR repeat-containing protein-like isoform X1 — MTSLIFVHFLLLGLRVIGTTTDTWRRCTDLLPLDLLSFVLERDTSKLVPGVHMKQAGGVRGVHFLSPHTSMSFPSSQLLVNCNLFPKEFSIVLTLKVSSIAPKRNEYIFSLMEPKKVEKKRVEEKEKERDKGTILQSNKERGVSGEEQHGERERRVKNNEERGRVILGLRLSRKRLHFLFRSHRGVVERWVFQGDRLADNQWHTLVLVVGSHHVRLTVDCSSPLEIVPSRPFPSDLNIQGSRFHIGSRGRWKGLYSGLLRQLVLVPGLDATHHICPSSDPQLAVLSVPPLLSDLPVMGREGDDHVTSYEAEERVSVGLERPCSEPLQGQMWFNPLSKGLYLCDGTVWITVLEDHKRLDYLLEHQVLTTSSETHDVEVFQVPGLGLMAAMAHRSASGSAVYLWSHTGFQLYQNISTYEALAWRHFSIGKKIFLVVSNSGGGPDKRKKSETDYSVIYKWSKKRKRFVQFQTLQTHCARDWEAFNINRQTYLAVANHRQGDKNHTIDSVIYKWNRLTKSFEVHQMLLTSGAYDWEYFTVGPYHFLVVANAFDGVTTSVDSVIYVWVNGSFQVFQTIKTFCATDWEMFQIGSRVFLVVANGHRFHGNRPSRYDINSTIYELDMIGQLFVRFQDIVTYSAVDWEFFSLGEEYFLVVANSFNGESYSLNSILYRWQGYEGFVPVHWLPTIGCSDWEFFSSKGESYLIYSSAKAPLSKVFKLKTY; from the exons ATTTACTCCCTCTGGATCTTCTGTCTTTTGTCCTCGAGAGGGACACCTCCAAACTCGTACCAGGGGTGCACATGAAGCAGGCTGGAGGAGTGAGGGGCGTGCATTTCTTAAGCCCTCATACCTCCATGAGCTTTCCTTCCTCCCAGCTGCTGGTGAACTGCAACCTCTTCCCCAAAGAATTCTCCATTGTTCTGACACTAAAAGTCAGTAGCATTGCCCCCAAG AGAAATGAATACATCTTTTCGTTAATGGAGCCAAAAAaagtagagaaaaaaagagtggaggaaaaggaaaaggagaGGGATAAAGGGACCATTTTGCAAAGCAATAAAGAGAGGGGTGTCAGTGGAGAAGAGCAacatggagagagggagaggcgaGTCAAGAATAATGAGGAACGTGGACGGGTCATCCTGGGACTGAGGCTCTCGAGAAAACGTCTGCACTTCCTTTTTAGAAGTCACAGAGGGGTGGTAGAGCGTTGGGTGTTTCAAGGCGACCGACTGGCTGACAACCAGTGGCACACTCTGGTTTTAGTCGTTGGTAGTCATCATGTCAGGCTCACAGTGGACTGCAGTTCACCCCTGGAAAT TGTTCCCTCCAGGCCTTTCCCCTCAGACCTCAACATTCAGGGATCGAGATTCCACATTGGCAGTAGGGGAAGATGGAAAGGCTTGTATTCA GGTCTGTTGCGACAGCTGGTTTTGGTGCCAGGTTTGGATGCCACCCATCACATCTGCCCCTCTTCCGACCCCCAACTAGCAGTTCTGTCAGTACCACCGCTTCTCTCAGACCTGCCTGTcatggggagggagggagatgacCATGTAACTTCTTATG AAGCAGAGGAGCGAGTGTCAGTGGGGTTGGAGCGGCCGTGCTCAGAGCCGCTACAAGGCCAGATGTGGTTCAATCCGCTCAGCAAAGGCCTCTACCTCTGCGACGGTACAGTGTGGATCACCGTGCTAGAGG ATCATAAACGACTAGACTACTTGTTGGAACACCAGGTCCTCACTACCAGCTCAGAGACACATGATGTAGAG GTGTTCCAGGTACCTGGCTTAGGTCTGATGGCTGCTATGGCGCATAGGTCAGCCTCTGGCTCTGCTGTCTATCTGTGGAGCCACACAGGTTTCCAGCTCTACCAGAATATCAGCACATATGAAGCTCTGGCTTGGAGACACTTCAGCATAGGAAAAAAG ATATTTCTGGTGGTGTCTAACTCTGGAGGAGGACCAGACAAGCGTAAAAAATCCGAGACAGACTATTCTGTGATTTACAAGtggagcaaaaaaagaaaacggttTGTGCAGTTCCAGACTCTGCAGACCCACTGTGCACGGGACTGGGAGGCCTTTAACATCAACCGACAAACCTATCTCGCTGTGGCCAATCACAGACAAG GTGATAAAAATCACACTATAGACAGTGTGATATACAAATGGAACAGGTTAACAAAGTCTTTCGAGGTTCACCAGATGCTGCTGACTTCAGGGGCCTACGACTGGGAGTATTTCACAGTCGGACCGTACCATTTCCTGGTGGTTGCAAATGCCTTTGATGGAGTGACCACTTCTGTAGATTCAGTCATCTACGTTTGGGTCAATGGAAGCTTCCAGGTGTTTCAGACAATTAAG ACATTCTGCGCCACAGACTGGGAAATGTTTCAGATTGGCAGTAGAGTCTTCTTAGTTGTTGCCAATGGACACAGATTCCATGGTAACAGACCAAGTCGATATGACATCAACTCCACCATCTACGAACTGGACATGATTGGACAGCTGTTTGTCCGCTTCCAGGATATTGTCACCTACAG TGCAGTGGACTGGGAGTTCTTCAGCCTCGGGGAGGAATATTTTTTGGTTGTCGCTAACTCATTTAATGGGGAATCCTACTCTCTCAACAGCATTCTCTACAG gTGGCAGGGATATGAAGGATTTGTTCCTGTACATTGGCTCCCAACGATTGGGTGCAGTGACTGGGAGTTTTTCAGCTCTAAAGGAGAATCATATCTGATCTATTCTAGTGCCAAAGCACCTCTCTCCAAAGTGTTTAAGCTGAAAACCTACTAG